One window from the genome of Natrialba magadii ATCC 43099 encodes:
- a CDS encoding putative baseplate assembly protein, producing the protein MGLDLPELDDREYEALLDQAKKLIPAYSDEWTDFNPHDPGITILEVLAWLTETHTYQLDQITEEHRKKYLQLLGYRQRPPESATATIRFDVPERFAGTRLPADTKLSVTDGIDERYLFETDKPLVVTTACVDSVIGDSGAVSNHSEANAASGTYYRPFGRRVEADDTVYIGFDHDPFSSANRLSLHVDYHDEDLPAPSAVADEQHPPFEPSVELAWEHHCDGSWERLAVSTDNTNSLYRSGIIELVADESDLSAEPNSSLPSLPDTATAATWIRCRVDRPGYEIPPQLDGIRTNVVTATHAVSVDHERLVPVSAESESVTDSQFDNQTYRFANSPVLSATVYVDGERYTEVPNFDASGPEDCHYVLDRPAGRVTFGDGFNGAVPPTNTTVSAEYVYGGGERGNVSAAANWQLDDPGEAFDAEHAAREIDITPLGPATGGTDGETVTEALHRVRRNLDRPARAVTTADYRRLAARTPGLRIGRTHVAVDSGRATVIVVPYAPADIPSPEPSVAFLDTVREYLRERTLLTDRVHVTGPQYVRLEITVSGEVRQQYAPSGFESAITDAVESYLHPLHGFNGNGWPLGRPLEREALRNVIEGVDAVARVSDLSITAHGGTPNDDRVRIDEMGLFSLERVTVDMHPSTQRGDRL; encoded by the coding sequence ATGGGACTTGATTTACCCGAACTGGACGACAGGGAGTACGAAGCGTTACTCGATCAGGCGAAAAAGCTGATTCCAGCGTACTCCGACGAGTGGACGGATTTCAACCCGCACGATCCCGGCATAACGATTCTGGAAGTCCTCGCGTGGCTGACCGAGACCCACACCTATCAACTCGATCAGATTACCGAAGAACACCGCAAGAAGTACCTCCAGTTACTCGGGTATCGACAACGACCGCCGGAGTCGGCGACGGCGACGATCAGGTTCGACGTTCCCGAACGGTTCGCAGGGACGCGGCTCCCAGCGGATACCAAACTGAGCGTAACCGATGGTATCGACGAACGGTACCTATTCGAAACGGACAAGCCACTCGTCGTTACGACTGCGTGCGTCGACAGCGTGATCGGCGATTCTGGCGCTGTGAGCAACCACAGTGAGGCAAACGCCGCATCAGGAACGTACTATCGGCCGTTCGGCCGTCGCGTCGAAGCAGACGACACCGTGTACATCGGATTCGACCACGACCCCTTCTCGTCGGCAAATCGACTCTCCCTTCACGTCGATTATCACGACGAGGACCTGCCAGCGCCCTCGGCGGTGGCGGACGAACAGCACCCACCGTTCGAGCCGTCGGTCGAACTCGCGTGGGAACACCACTGTGACGGCAGTTGGGAACGGCTGGCCGTTTCCACGGACAACACCAACTCGCTCTATCGATCTGGTATCATCGAACTCGTTGCAGACGAATCAGACCTATCGGCAGAACCCAACTCGAGTCTGCCGTCTCTCCCCGACACTGCCACAGCGGCGACGTGGATCCGCTGTCGCGTCGACCGTCCGGGATACGAGATTCCACCACAGCTCGACGGCATTCGAACGAACGTCGTTACCGCGACCCACGCAGTCAGCGTCGACCACGAACGATTGGTGCCCGTGTCCGCTGAATCCGAGTCAGTAACCGACTCACAGTTCGACAATCAGACGTATCGATTCGCGAACAGTCCCGTTCTTTCCGCGACGGTCTACGTCGACGGCGAACGGTACACGGAGGTGCCCAACTTCGATGCGTCCGGTCCTGAGGACTGTCACTACGTGCTCGACCGGCCGGCAGGCCGCGTCACGTTCGGCGACGGATTCAACGGTGCCGTTCCGCCGACAAATACGACGGTCAGCGCAGAGTACGTCTACGGTGGCGGTGAACGCGGCAACGTCTCGGCAGCAGCAAACTGGCAACTCGACGATCCTGGGGAGGCGTTCGATGCCGAACACGCTGCGAGGGAAATCGACATCACCCCGCTTGGGCCCGCCACTGGCGGCACGGACGGCGAGACCGTTACGGAGGCACTACACCGTGTCAGGCGGAACCTCGATCGCCCTGCTCGTGCAGTGACCACAGCGGATTATCGCCGTCTCGCGGCACGAACACCTGGTCTCAGGATCGGACGGACGCACGTCGCGGTCGACAGCGGACGAGCCACCGTGATCGTCGTTCCATACGCACCGGCGGACATTCCGAGTCCAGAACCAAGTGTGGCGTTTCTCGATACCGTTCGGGAGTATCTCCGGGAGCGGACGTTATTGACTGACCGGGTTCACGTCACCGGTCCACAGTACGTCCGACTCGAAATCACAGTAAGCGGCGAGGTTCGACAGCAGTACGCACCGAGCGGGTTCGAGTCGGCGATAACCGATGCTGTCGAGTCGTATCTCCACCCACTCCACGGATTTAACGGGAACGGGTGGCCGCTTGGCCGCCCGCTCGAACGTGAGGCGTTACGCAACGTGATCGAGGGCGTCGATGCGGTTGCACGGGTGTCGGACCTTTCGATCACTGCACACGGTGGGACGCCGAACGACGACCGAGTGAGGATAGACGAGATGGGACTGTTTTCGCTCGAACGTGTGACCGTCGATATGCACCCATCTACCCAGCGAGGTGATCGACTGTGA
- a CDS encoding putative baseplate assembly protein encodes MNGTEPIIDDRSQEEIYETLRQRARTYTETWDPESGDVGQTLVRIFSSFEADVWNRLNEVPEKHLLGFLDALDFDRRPPQAARVPLSFDVSRDLDRNVPIPGGTTAIADPTDGEAQQFELPQEAGFEATPASLTDIVAVDPTADAIVDHDTLLENEQTRLFDGELIQSHALYLENESALNVAAGSTFTVRVDSQSDPEPIFEETIWEYYGENEDGEHGWHPLKRVVDDTPMSDDGGVKALQEQLQANSSTGDDDSRTRDGVAEQRFRLPGEPTIHEVNGTEGRWLRCSLRDGTAVPTWTVRSISIQVTSSDRETDSETGLDPDMLLSNDVPVALDDERLHPFGRVPHPPVTFFVACEEAFTKPGGTVELEFTPPAESESETPQDSSSSATSGRDGDDGVGVTDSDAMADALPHLDEETNVNRGVLDGPPEVSWEYWNGNGWMRLDSVADETEALRHPGRVQFEVPSDIEPTTVAGHDNVWIRARLVSGTYDRPSIEDSDGPLSTSFTTRPDPPVYGDVIVEYEHLDLSFNTIVRQNNGAYSDDLTKREWSFDPFVSLPDDAQTVYFGFDRRLENGPISLFFVIDDATYPQQFDPGVQWEYCTVDNEPTWNQMDVRDQTAGLTERGMVMLTFPTPTTEAELFGRQRHWIRARLTKDEFRTHLDVEDEAVAFQSEGGKIGKGSVTDRDRGTTTRARTHDSQSSIPANMTTEQTTLPPILSGLYPNTQWAHNKITVEDEILGSSDGSHEQSFACSHAPVIDIDLWVDALDTMSAGERRRLLNERPADVNREYDSRGELKAFWVRWNAVDDFLESGPQDRHYVINRTLGTVQFGDGDNGKIPPSGQDNIKATYTTGGGSDGNVGPWTITDLKSSIALVDTVTNPTAANGGTDVESTDTLVSRSTNRFRHRGRAVTPRDYEQVAKGEFPELARVSCVTDAENCITVYIVPDAQREKPVPSMELKHDVRQTLYERAPATLVSDTDRDIVVRGPSYSELTVQATVRASSVKSVSLLKSTIEDRLDEFVHPLTGNNGNGWEFGTLPSRKSLADVVTGVDAVEGVSNFDATITVNEERRSITDQQRVETLPKNTLVCHGSHELSITMTED; translated from the coding sequence ATGAATGGAACCGAACCAATTATTGACGACCGAAGTCAGGAAGAGATCTACGAGACGCTTCGCCAGCGGGCACGCACATATACCGAAACGTGGGATCCGGAGTCAGGCGACGTCGGCCAGACGCTCGTTCGGATCTTCTCGTCGTTCGAAGCCGACGTATGGAACCGCCTCAACGAGGTCCCGGAAAAACACTTGCTCGGCTTTCTGGATGCGCTGGACTTCGATCGGCGACCCCCGCAAGCAGCTCGTGTTCCGCTTTCGTTTGACGTCTCCAGAGATCTCGATCGAAACGTGCCAATCCCCGGGGGAACGACCGCTATCGCGGATCCGACGGACGGAGAGGCACAACAGTTCGAACTTCCACAGGAGGCCGGGTTCGAAGCCACACCTGCGTCGCTTACCGACATCGTCGCGGTCGATCCGACCGCCGACGCGATCGTCGATCACGACACTTTGCTGGAGAACGAACAGACACGGCTGTTCGACGGCGAGCTGATACAGTCCCATGCACTCTATCTCGAGAACGAATCCGCACTCAATGTAGCCGCTGGATCGACATTTACCGTCAGAGTCGATTCGCAGTCGGATCCCGAACCGATCTTCGAAGAGACGATCTGGGAGTATTACGGTGAAAACGAGGACGGAGAACACGGATGGCACCCCCTCAAGCGCGTCGTAGACGACACACCGATGTCCGACGACGGCGGTGTGAAAGCCCTGCAAGAACAGCTACAGGCAAACTCCAGTACTGGGGACGACGATTCACGCACCCGTGACGGCGTTGCCGAACAGCGATTTCGGCTGCCCGGAGAACCGACGATCCACGAGGTAAACGGGACTGAGGGGCGGTGGCTGCGCTGTTCGCTACGCGACGGGACGGCTGTCCCGACGTGGACTGTTCGTTCGATATCGATACAGGTGACGAGCAGCGATCGGGAGACCGATTCGGAGACGGGTCTCGACCCGGATATGCTGCTGTCGAACGACGTCCCGGTCGCGCTCGACGACGAACGATTGCACCCGTTCGGACGGGTCCCACACCCTCCGGTGACGTTTTTCGTCGCTTGCGAGGAGGCGTTTACCAAGCCCGGTGGGACAGTCGAACTCGAGTTTACACCGCCGGCCGAATCCGAATCCGAGACCCCGCAGGACTCGAGTTCGTCGGCCACCAGTGGCCGGGATGGAGACGATGGAGTTGGTGTGACAGACAGTGACGCGATGGCGGACGCGTTACCCCATCTCGACGAAGAGACGAACGTGAATAGAGGAGTTCTGGACGGACCACCCGAAGTCTCCTGGGAGTACTGGAACGGAAACGGGTGGATGCGGTTGGATTCCGTCGCAGACGAGACCGAGGCATTACGACACCCCGGTCGTGTTCAGTTCGAGGTGCCGTCGGATATCGAGCCGACGACAGTTGCAGGTCACGACAACGTCTGGATCCGTGCACGCCTCGTCAGCGGGACGTACGACCGGCCGTCGATCGAAGATTCCGATGGACCGCTGTCGACGTCTTTCACAACGAGGCCCGATCCACCGGTTTACGGCGATGTTATCGTCGAGTACGAGCACCTCGACCTCTCGTTCAATACGATCGTCCGGCAGAACAACGGCGCATACAGTGACGACCTGACGAAACGAGAGTGGAGTTTCGATCCGTTCGTCTCGCTCCCCGACGACGCGCAGACGGTGTATTTCGGGTTCGACCGACGACTGGAAAACGGTCCGATAAGTCTCTTTTTCGTGATCGACGACGCCACGTATCCACAACAGTTCGATCCAGGCGTCCAGTGGGAGTATTGTACTGTGGACAACGAGCCGACCTGGAACCAGATGGATGTTCGCGATCAGACCGCCGGTCTGACCGAGCGAGGCATGGTCATGCTGACGTTTCCGACCCCAACGACGGAGGCTGAACTGTTCGGTCGACAACGTCACTGGATCAGGGCACGGCTGACGAAAGACGAGTTTAGGACCCACCTCGATGTCGAGGACGAAGCCGTTGCGTTCCAGTCGGAAGGCGGGAAGATCGGTAAGGGTTCCGTCACCGATCGAGATCGAGGGACGACCACCCGCGCCCGTACCCACGACAGCCAGTCGTCAATCCCGGCGAACATGACGACAGAACAAACGACGCTTCCCCCCATTCTTTCAGGACTCTATCCCAATACGCAATGGGCGCACAACAAAATCACCGTCGAGGACGAGATACTCGGTTCGAGCGACGGATCCCACGAACAGTCGTTCGCCTGCTCGCACGCACCAGTGATAGACATCGATCTCTGGGTGGACGCACTAGATACCATGTCGGCGGGCGAGCGACGACGACTCCTGAACGAACGGCCGGCAGACGTCAACCGAGAATACGACTCTCGTGGTGAACTGAAGGCGTTCTGGGTTCGATGGAACGCCGTCGACGACTTTCTCGAGTCGGGACCACAGGATCGCCACTACGTCATCAACCGGACGCTGGGGACAGTTCAGTTCGGTGACGGTGACAACGGCAAGATTCCACCGAGCGGTCAGGACAACATCAAGGCGACGTATACGACTGGCGGCGGTAGCGATGGAAACGTCGGTCCGTGGACGATTACCGATCTCAAGAGTTCTATCGCACTGGTCGATACCGTGACGAATCCGACGGCGGCCAACGGCGGGACTGACGTCGAATCGACGGATACGCTCGTCTCGCGATCGACGAACCGCTTCCGACATCGTGGGCGGGCAGTAACACCACGCGATTACGAGCAGGTAGCAAAAGGCGAGTTTCCGGAACTCGCTCGAGTGTCCTGCGTGACCGATGCCGAGAACTGCATAACCGTCTATATCGTTCCGGACGCACAGCGGGAAAAGCCCGTGCCGTCGATGGAATTGAAACACGACGTTCGTCAGACGCTGTACGAACGTGCGCCAGCAACGCTGGTTTCGGATACAGACCGCGATATCGTCGTTCGCGGTCCAAGTTACAGTGAACTCACCGTCCAGGCAACGGTCCGAGCGAGCAGTGTCAAGAGTGTTTCCCTGCTGAAATCGACCATCGAAGACCGACTCGACGAGTTCGTCCATCCATTGACGGGAAACAACGGTAATGGATGGGAGTTCGGAACACTTCCATCACGGAAATCGCTCGCCGACGTCGTTACCGGCGTCGATGCTGTCGAGGGGGTGTCGAACTTCGACGCGACGATCACGGTCAACGAGGAACGGCGGTCGATCACCGATCAGCAGCGAGTCGAAACGCTGCCGAAAAACACGCTGGTCTGTCACGGGTCACACGAGCTCAGCATCACCATGACGGAGGACTAA
- a CDS encoding GPW/gp25 family protein — translation MAEEFLGTGWQYPVTTDHRGNIETSDAEEDIRESIKIILGTAKGERVMRPEFGCDIHDHVYSAVSPATLNLIESSVHEALVRWEPRIDIEDVNASIASDDPNRILIEINYYVRTTNSLSNMVYPFHTTEGDG, via the coding sequence ATGGCTGAAGAGTTTCTCGGAACCGGGTGGCAGTATCCAGTCACGACCGACCACCGCGGCAACATCGAAACATCTGACGCGGAGGAAGACATTCGTGAATCGATCAAGATCATCCTGGGAACTGCAAAAGGAGAACGCGTCATGCGACCCGAGTTCGGCTGTGATATCCACGATCACGTCTACTCGGCTGTGTCTCCAGCGACGCTGAATCTCATCGAAAGCAGCGTCCACGAGGCGCTGGTTCGGTGGGAACCACGCATCGACATCGAAGACGTCAACGCATCGATTGCGAGTGACGATCCCAACAGAATCCTGATCGAGATCAACTACTACGTTCGCACGACGAACAGCCTCTCGAACATGGTATACCCGTTCCACACCACCGAAGGTGACGGATGA
- a CDS encoding PAAR domain-containing protein — MKPAARTGDGTAHGTPLAGTGSPNVFIGNRPAWRAISDVHSCPLASGVVPHVGGPVVDGSTTVLINNMPAARLGDTIIENGPPNKIVSGCPTVLIE, encoded by the coding sequence ATGAAACCAGCAGCAAGAACAGGTGACGGGACCGCTCACGGAACACCATTGGCAGGAACGGGTAGTCCGAACGTGTTCATCGGGAACCGACCGGCATGGCGGGCGATCAGCGACGTCCACAGTTGTCCGCTGGCCTCCGGCGTGGTACCACACGTCGGTGGCCCGGTCGTCGACGGAAGTACAACTGTCCTGATAAACAATATGCCGGCAGCGAGACTGGGGGATACGATCATCGAAAACGGACCCCCAAACAAGATCGTTTCCGGGTGTCCAACAGTCCTCATCGAGTAA
- a CDS encoding phage baseplate assembly protein V, with amino-acid sequence MSQPGFFDGETSDGGMQGVVVGIVTDNEDPKGLGRVKLQFPWRDADDESYWARIATPMAGNEYGSYFLPEVDDEVLVAFENGDIHRPYVVGSLWNGKQEPPQQNDGDNDVREIRTRSEHRITFDDDRDGDGGSVTIQTSEGHEIVIDDDDGRETIAIRDDSDTNRIVLNSSDDSVVVDAGDTLELSAKNVKIDGDKSVEITGGTTVDVKSKNTVDISGKANVDIDSGGIMSVDSTGPLTIKGAIIRLN; translated from the coding sequence ATGAGCCAACCCGGATTTTTCGATGGCGAAACGTCGGACGGCGGGATGCAAGGCGTCGTCGTCGGTATCGTTACCGACAACGAAGATCCGAAGGGACTCGGGCGCGTCAAACTGCAGTTCCCCTGGCGAGACGCCGACGACGAGAGTTACTGGGCCCGTATCGCGACGCCGATGGCCGGCAACGAATACGGCTCGTATTTCTTGCCGGAAGTCGACGACGAGGTATTGGTCGCGTTCGAGAACGGCGATATCCATCGGCCGTACGTCGTCGGATCGCTGTGGAACGGGAAACAGGAACCGCCACAACAAAACGACGGCGACAACGACGTTCGCGAGATTCGGACCCGGAGCGAACACCGGATCACCTTCGACGACGACAGAGACGGCGACGGAGGAAGTGTGACGATCCAGACCAGTGAGGGTCACGAGATCGTTATCGATGACGATGACGGACGAGAGACGATCGCGATCCGTGACGACAGCGACACGAACCGAATCGTCCTCAATTCGTCGGACGACTCCGTCGTGGTCGATGCCGGCGATACGCTGGAACTCTCCGCAAAGAACGTAAAGATCGATGGCGACAAGAGCGTCGAGATTACCGGTGGCACGACGGTCGACGTCAAGAGTAAAAATACCGTGGACATCTCCGGGAAAGCGAACGTCGATATCGATAGTGGTGGCATCATGAGTGTCGACTCGACGGGACCGCTTACGATCAAAGGCGCCATTATCCGACTTAACTAA
- a CDS encoding phage late control D family protein, which yields MSYDIDNHPRYSPRFEVVIGDQRFQEPGGRIADLVVETSFDGADRFSFGLNFPFDEELDEFAGLSWDEFEVGTDVEIAMGYGDEGELTPLLSGKIQSITGEFTVEHGPEVQVSGYGLLWEAMQGSRSDSWEKATIGEAVEDVLSAYPFSTVEVESANIERKKLIQNGCSDYRFVHDLAATYGFEFYAERSTVKFVPRSSAVSDEPVVELWYGEDLHDFTGEISHRRDTHEVEVRSWDVEQKEEIVETAGSSDAKHKEVFCVPAMSPNEAERIAETKLNQFSDEVVQGYGEADGIPEIRAGETIELVELGDRFSGHYHVTRATHRMGAAGYRTTFEAVEVGS from the coding sequence GTGAGCTACGACATCGACAACCATCCCCGGTATTCGCCGCGGTTCGAAGTAGTGATCGGCGACCAACGGTTCCAGGAACCGGGGGGTCGGATTGCCGATCTCGTCGTCGAGACATCGTTCGACGGAGCGGATCGGTTCTCGTTCGGTCTCAACTTCCCGTTCGACGAAGAACTCGACGAGTTCGCCGGGCTGTCCTGGGACGAGTTCGAGGTCGGGACCGACGTGGAAATCGCCATGGGGTACGGTGACGAGGGCGAGTTGACACCGCTTCTGTCGGGAAAGATTCAATCGATTACCGGTGAATTCACTGTCGAACACGGTCCCGAAGTGCAGGTTTCGGGATATGGACTGCTGTGGGAAGCGATGCAAGGATCCCGGTCGGATTCGTGGGAGAAAGCGACTATCGGGGAGGCCGTCGAAGACGTGCTTTCGGCGTACCCGTTCTCGACAGTCGAAGTCGAGAGTGCAAACATCGAACGCAAAAAATTGATTCAAAACGGATGTAGCGACTATCGATTCGTCCACGACCTCGCAGCAACGTACGGGTTCGAGTTCTACGCCGAGCGGTCGACGGTGAAGTTCGTTCCCCGGTCGTCGGCAGTCTCGGACGAGCCGGTCGTTGAGCTGTGGTACGGCGAGGATCTGCACGACTTCACCGGCGAGATATCTCACCGTCGGGACACACACGAGGTCGAGGTCAGGTCGTGGGACGTCGAACAGAAAGAAGAGATCGTCGAAACGGCGGGCAGTTCCGATGCGAAACACAAGGAGGTATTCTGTGTGCCAGCGATGTCACCCAACGAAGCCGAGCGAATTGCAGAGACGAAGCTCAACCAGTTTTCCGACGAGGTCGTCCAGGGGTACGGTGAAGCGGATGGGATTCCCGAGATACGTGCGGGAGAAACGATCGAACTTGTCGAACTCGGTGACCGGTTCTCTGGACACTACCACGTGACGAGGGCGACTCATCGGATGGGAGCAGCCGGCTATCGAACGACCTTCGAAGCAGTGGAGGTGGGCTCATGA
- a CDS encoding CIS tube protein: MTNGKLEKAQITILNGKKQGETIECRFNPSSYALEKSVNYGEMKATGSGASIMQFVDGNAETLSMELFFDTTNELGSDDASSEDLDVRERYTNAIDYLLTVDGELHAPPVCRFVWGDGIDFTALVQRANKQFTKFLPSGIPIRARVSIVFKEYKTADYHKSVVSPESTDKTKVWTVAEGDTLWLIADEEYSDPSHWRTIADQNDIDNPRAIEPGDKLELPPL; the protein is encoded by the coding sequence ATGACGAACGGAAAACTAGAGAAGGCCCAGATTACGATCCTCAACGGGAAAAAGCAAGGTGAAACGATCGAGTGTCGATTCAATCCAAGTTCGTACGCACTCGAAAAGAGTGTCAACTACGGCGAGATGAAAGCGACCGGATCGGGAGCGTCGATCATGCAGTTTGTCGACGGAAATGCGGAGACGCTATCGATGGAGTTGTTTTTCGACACGACGAACGAACTCGGCTCCGATGACGCATCGTCCGAAGATCTCGACGTCCGTGAACGGTATACGAACGCGATCGATTACTTGCTGACCGTCGACGGTGAACTTCACGCCCCGCCGGTCTGTCGGTTCGTGTGGGGAGATGGGATCGATTTCACCGCGTTGGTCCAACGCGCGAACAAGCAGTTTACGAAGTTCCTGCCCAGCGGGATCCCGATACGGGCTCGTGTGTCGATCGTCTTCAAAGAGTACAAAACAGCAGACTATCATAAGTCGGTGGTTTCCCCGGAGTCGACGGACAAGACGAAAGTCTGGACGGTAGCCGAAGGAGATACGCTCTGGTTAATCGCCGACGAGGAGTACAGTGATCCATCACATTGGCGAACGATCGCGGATCAGAATGACATCGACAACCCCCGGGCGATCGAGCCAGGAGACAAGCTTGAGTTGCCACCACTGTAG